ACCGCGTTGCTGTTATCGGCGTTATGCTTTGTCATGGAGGAAATCTCTTCCAATGACGATGAAGTCTCTTCGATGCTCGCCGCCTGCTCACTCGCCCCTTCCGCCATCTGCTGGCTCGTCTCGCTAAGCTGGCCGCTGGCGCTATGCACCTGCCCGGAACCTTCCGTCAACCCTTCCATCACTTCGCCGATGCTCTTGGTAACGGAGCGGAGGATGATAAAAGCCAACGCAATGCCGGAGAGGAGGCCAACAACGGAAACGATGATGAGCAGCCAGATCGTCTGGTCTAACGCCTTTTCGGAATCCGCCTCCGCTTCTGCAATCTGGCTCTTGTAACGGTCGATAAGCCCGTTGAGGGAACCCTCCATCTCATCAATTACCTTCCTGCCGGTCACCTGCGAGAGATCGGCAGCCCTTATGAAGTTCTTCCGCTGTTCAAGGGTGGCACTGCCATCGGCCCACTGAATTCCGCCGTAGGTTTTGGAAAGGGCGATAATCTGCCGGGCGTTCGCCTCGTATACGGCCCACTTTTCGTCATACTCGCGCAGAATTTTTTTTGCTTCTTCGCTCAGCAACGCATCAAGTTCTTTTTCGAGAGCCTTCATCTCTCCCGCGTAGCTATTAAACTTGGCTTCCCAATCCCCTTTTTTTTCCATGGTGGGGGCAAAGATAATGTTCTTTTCCACCCGAACGCACCAGATGGCCTTTTCATAAATTTTTGAAGTCAGCGCCAGCTTCTCGGAAAGCCCCGCCACTTTATCGACGTTTGTATTGATGTAATAAAGGCGATTGACGCCGACTGCGGCGATGACGAGGGAGACAACGATAAGGACGGCGAAGATTACCGACATCTTCATGGAAAGACTTAGATTTTTCATACCCTAACTACCCCTTACAGAAGATAGAACACCACACACTTTGAGACCCGCCAACTGTTACGAATTATACACATTATTTGATGCGAAATGCAATGAAATACGTTGAATTATCGGTATTTTGGCCGCAAGGGAGCATCTCCCCTGACCTCCATCAAAATATCAAACGCCTGCCGATGCGCCGCCACGTCATGCACCCGCACGATGGATGCCCCCGCCAAGCCCCCCCAGAGGTGGGCCGCCAGCGTACCGGGCAGCCGATCCTCCACCGCCGCGCCGGTAATCGCGCCGATGAACGATTTGCGCGACGCGCCGAGCAGCGCCGGATAACCGAGCGACGCAATATGCGAGAAACCCGCTAATAACGCCACGTTATGCGCGGCGGTTTTGCCGAAACCGATGCCGGGGTCGACGATGATTTTCGTCACCCCCTCTTTTTCCAGCGCGGCGCACTGTCTGGCGAGCCACGCGCAGACCTCCGCCACCACATCCTTATAGCGGGGATTCTTTTGCATGGTGCGCGGGTCGCCGCGCATATGCATCACAACCACCGGCGCTTTGCGACGCGCCGCAACCGCCATCATAGCGGGATCGCGGAATCCGCCGATGTCGTTGATGAGCGTTGCGCCCGCCGCGAGCGCCGCTTCCGCCACCGCCGCCTTGGTGGTATCGATGGAAATGGGGATGGCACTTTTCTTCCGTACCGCCTCGATCACCGGAATGACGCGGCGCAGTTCCTCTTTCTCCGGCACGGGGCGCGCGCCGGGGCGGGACGACTCGCCGCCGACATCCACGATATCCGCCCCCTCTTCGATCATTTTGAAGGCGCGCCTCACGGCGGCTGTTTTATGGGAGAATTTGCCGCCGTCGGAAAAGCTGTCCGGCGTGACGTTGAGCGCCCCCATGATGAGCGGGCGCAGGGGGGAAAGCTTTTTTCCGCCGATGGAGAAAACCTTCGGTTTCATTCTTCTTTGGTACCACAGGATTTATCCTGTGGTTGTCCCCATTGGGGACAACACTTCCTTGGCCCTTCGGGCCAACAACAGGTTAAAACCTGTTGTACCCATCACAGCTTCGTGTGTGTGCCGTCGCAGTACGGCGGCGTCTTGGTGTGCTTGCAGCCGCACCACGGCAGATTCCCGGCCTCTTTCACTTCCACCTGCAGCGGAGTGAAGCCGGTTCCCTTGTGCGAACCGTCGCAAAACGGCTGGGTCTTCGAAAGGCCGCAGGCGCACCAATGATAAGTTCCCACTTCGGCGTGTTGTACGTAGGGTCCTATTTTGGCTATTTTTGCCTCTGACATCAGCAACCTCCGCATGGTTAAAGAAACGGTTTAATCCTTACGATACCGTAAACATGCCCATTATACCCAAAAGCGCCGCGCCGCGCCCTTTGTTATACTGGGGGCCGCGATGAACTACTCCAAACTGTACAACTTCGCCGTGGAAAGCTACGCGAAGCTCCCCTACCGCTTCGGCAACGGAAAGGCGTTCCGCCCCCTGTCGCTTTTTGTGGAACTGACCTACCGTTGCAACTTCCGCTGCAACATGTGCCAGTTCCTCACCATGCTGGACGACCCGCGCCTGAACGAAAAAAAGGGGGAAGAGCTGACCACGGACGAGATCAACCGCGTGGTGGATCAGATAAGCGGTCTGGGACTCATCGTTTTCACCGGGGGCGAGCCGC
The Nitrospinota bacterium DNA segment above includes these coding regions:
- the folP gene encoding dihydropteroate synthase — protein: MKPKVFSIGGKKLSPLRPLIMGALNVTPDSFSDGGKFSHKTAAVRRAFKMIEEGADIVDVGGESSRPGARPVPEKEELRRVIPVIEAVRKKSAIPISIDTTKAAVAEAALAAGATLINDIGGFRDPAMMAVAARRKAPVVVMHMRGDPRTMQKNPRYKDVVAEVCAWLARQCAALEKEGVTKIIVDPGIGFGKTAAHNVALLAGFSHIASLGYPALLGASRKSFIGAITGAAVEDRLPGTLAAHLWGGLAGASIVRVHDVAAHRQAFDILMEVRGDAPLRPKYR
- a CDS encoding methyl-accepting chemotaxis protein produces the protein MKNLSLSMKMSVIFAVLIVVSLVIAAVGVNRLYYINTNVDKVAGLSEKLALTSKIYEKAIWCVRVEKNIIFAPTMEKKGDWEAKFNSYAGEMKALEKELDALLSEEAKKILREYDEKWAVYEANARQIIALSKTYGGIQWADGSATLEQRKNFIRAADLSQVTGRKVIDEMEGSLNGLIDRYKSQIAEAEADSEKALDQTIWLLIIVSVVGLLSGIALAFIILRSVTKSIGEVMEGLTEGSGQVHSASGQLSETSQQMAEGASEQAASIEETSSSLEEISSMTKHNADNSNAV
- a CDS encoding CDGSH iron-sulfur domain-containing protein, producing the protein MSEAKIAKIGPYVQHAEVGTYHWCACGLSKTQPFCDGSHKGTGFTPLQVEVKEAGNLPWCGCKHTKTPPYCDGTHTKL